The genomic window ATGGTCAGCGGCATCGGCCATTTCAGCAACATCGAGTGATGATGTACCGAGAAGCAGAGTTACGGATGCAGAGTCGGGGCATTGTCGGATCGCTCGCATGGCAGCAGTGCTCAACACCACATCGCCCATTTGGCCAAAGTTAATAATCAATATCTTGTATGGACGCATCCGCTGCACAGGTAGGTAACGGCGCCTTGCTATATCCGCAGGTCGCTCCCTGTCATCTCATTCGGAACCTCAAGGCCGAGCAGCCGCAGCAGCGTCGGTGCCACATCGGCGAGCGAACCATCTCGGCGAAGCTGTGTGCCTTGAAGCGAGTCAGCGACAAGATGGAACGGCACGCGTCCGTTGACAGGAGAGATCGAAGCGTCGTCGGTGTTCGACATAGCCTCGCATGCTCCGTGCGAGGCCGTAACGATCGCCGTGCCGCCGGCCTCGCGGATCTTGTCGAGCATTCCGCCCAAACAGACGTCAACGAACTGTATCGATTCTACCGTTCGATCCATAGAACCGCTCCGTGCAGCTATCGCCGCAGCCGGCAGATTTACCGCAAAGATACCACGCGGAGCCGCTTCCATCTCACGAACAAAACGGTCGGCGATCTTAAAGCTCATTGACTCGGGCCGAAGATCCGAAGACGGGCCAACAACGGTCGGTATCAGAACTTGTGTATCACTCTCAACCTCGATCTCGCCGCCGCCGTCAAAAAAATACGTAAGGTGCGGGAACCGCTCCGTCTGCGTTATCTTACAGCTCGCAATACCCGCGTTCGCAAGCACTTCGGTCAGCACATTATTATTGGAACTTGACCGGAACGCCACCGGCAGTTCAAAAGCCCGGTCGTATTGGGTCAAGCACACGGCTCGGATCGACGGTTTGCGCAGGCCCCCGCCGTCAGGAACTGCAAGGCTTCGTACAAGCTGACGAATTCCCTCCGGCCGATGGTTGTAAAATATCACCGAGTCGCCATCCTCTATCGTTGCCACAGGCACACCCGGTTGATCTTCGATCACGATCGGCGCGATGAATTCATCTGCAATACCGCGAAGGAACGAGCCGCGTATGGCGGCCATCGCATCAGGCGAACGCTCGCCTTCGGCGTGAACAAGCATCGTGTAAGCACGCGCCGTTCGCTCCCAACTTCCGCTCGAATCCATCGCAAAGTAGCGGCCGCAGATCGTTGCGATACGGCCAACCCCAATGTCCGCGAGTTTGACGGCGAGAGCCTCGGCGTAAACATCTGCCGTTCGAGGCGCAACGTCAACTCCGTCAAGTATTATGTGGACAAAGACATCCGTAAGGCCGCGTACGCGAGCCATGCGCAGGATCGCAAAAAGGCTCTCGATCGATGAATGGACGCCGCCGTCGCTAAGCAAGCCGATCAGATGCAGTCGCCGGCCGCTCTCTTTTGCAGCGATGATAGCACTTGCGAGTTCCTGATTTGTCTCGAACTCACCGTTTCGCAGTGCATCGCGGACCCGATGATCGTCCGAATTGGCTGAACGCCCGCACCCCAGATCAAGATGGCCTTCTTCTGCATCTCCGGGCGCCGCAATGCTTGTCATCGGGAATGCCCCACAAAGACGATCATAATTCGGCGTGTTCGCGTGGAAGACCGCATTACCGTCGACGGACGGCGAAAAGCCCCACCCGTCGAGAATAAAAAGTGCAACAGGTGCCGCGAGCTGTCTTTGCTGAGGATCAATCATTTGGCGATCGGCGAATTCTCGATGTTGATTATACCCGATTGGGCGGCCCGCGAGGGAGTCTAATTTTCGCTATTTTCAGCGGTGATCTTAAGCAGGTTGCGGGCCTTTGCCTTTAGCGCTGCGCTTGAATTACCCATGTGTTTTCTGACAATTAGTCCGACCTCGTCAAGAAGCTGCACTTCGCCGTTGGCTATCCGCACCGCAACCTCCATAGCAAATGCCCTAACGGCGATCGCGGCCTTTGGATCATCGAGTTTTGTAAGGCAAATGTCATAGAGCCTTCCCTCAAAGCTCCTCGGTATCGGTGCGTGCCGGAGGAGCCGCAGGATATTCCGGTGAACCGCCGCGCCCGCCGTGTTATCTTCGAGCAGTTCGACGATACGCGAAAAGTACGGTGCTATGAGCTTCGGATGCCGCTCAACGACAGTTGACACAACACCGGCCGACCTCTGCGCGACACGATACTCGCCGGAAAAAAAGAGAGCCATCAGCTCGGCGAATCTCTTGCTGTCACAGTCAACATGTTCTGCAACCAACAGCATCTGACGCCGCGAGTGCTCACGAAGAAGCTCAGACCGTACGTCCATCAGCCGATCTGATAGAACGCCTTTCTGCCCGGATAACGTGCCGAGTCGCCAAGATCCTCTTCGATGCGCAGCAGTTGGTTGTATTTTGCAATGCGGTCGCTGCGGCAGAGGCTTCCGGTCTTTATTTGTCCCGCGTTGGTCGCTACCGCAAGATCGGCAATGAAGTTGTCCTCGGTCTCGCCGCTTCGGTGCGAGATCACGCACGTCATATTGTGAGTTCGTGCAAGCTCGATCGCATCGAGTGTTTCGGTAAGTGTGCCGATCTGATTTACCTTGATCAGGATGCTGTTGGCGGCGTGTTCGTCGATACCCTTTTGCAGGAATTGCACATTGGTCACAAAAAGGTCATCGCCGACAAGCTGCACTTTATCGCCAACCATTCCGGTCAGCGACTTCCAACCTTCCCAATCGTTCTCCGCCATACCGTCTTCGATCGAAATGATCGGGTACTTCGCGCACCAATCCGCCCAGTACGCGGCCATCTCGTCTGATGAAAGCTCACGTTTATCGCTCTTTTTGAAGATGTACTTCCCATCCCTGAAGAATTCACTGGACGCAGGGTCAAGAGCGAGCATCACATTCTCACCGGCTTTGTAGCCCGCATTTTCGATCGCTTCAAGGATCGTTTCCACTGCCTCATCGTTTGATGAAAGATTCGGTGCAAAACCGCCTTCGTCGCCGACACCTGTCGAGAGGCCCCGCGACTTGAGAACGCCTTTAAGGTTATGAAATATCTCTGCGCCCATTCGCAGAGCCTCGGTGAAGCTATCCGCCCCGACCGGCATGACCATGAACTCCTGAAAATCAACGTTGTTATCGGCATGGGCGCCGCCGTTAAGGATGTTCATCATCGGGACTGGAAGCGTCTTTGCATTGGCACCGCCGACGTAGCGATAAAGCGGAACCTCAAGCGAAGTTGCCGCCGCCCGTGCGTTAGCCAATGACACAGCGAGTATCGCGTTCGCACCCAGCCGCGATTTATTATGCGTGCCGTCAAGCCCGAGCATCGTTTCGTCTATCAACGTCTGATCGAGCGCGTCAAGGCCTTCAAGTTCGGGCGAAATGATCTCATTCACATTCTCGACCGCCTTTGTAACCCCCTTGCCTAAATAGCGATAGTCGTCGCCATCGCGAAGTTCCACCGCCTCGTTCTCGCCCGTTGAAGCACCGCTTGGCACCGCCGCCCTTCCCATGCTTCCGTCGATCAGCATCACTTCAGCCTCAATTGTCGGATTGCCGCGCGAATCAAGTATCTCCCGCGCCCACACTTGTTCTATGTAGCTCATAATATTCTCATGTCTCCGTGGATCTCCGGCTGCCAAGCATCCGCCGCTAAGTGCCTTCCATCCTTACTTTCAAAATTCGCCGCTTATCGACGCTTTCGATCTTAAAATTGTATCCGTTAAATGGCAGGACGTCGCCCTCATCCAATATTTGCCCGGCTTCGGCCATCAAGAACCCTGCGATGGTCGTGTACGCCTCCGACAGCGGAACATTGACGCCTAAACGCCGATTCAGATCGCGCACGGCAAGTCCGCCGTCAAGCAAATAGCTGCCATCTGCTTGTTCGGTTATCTGCTCGTTAACCTCTTCGTCGTGTTCATCCGAAATCTCACCGACGATCTCTTCGAGCAGGTCCTCGATCGTGATAATACCTTCGACGCCGCCGTGCTCGTCAACAACAAAGCCGAAGTGGAACTTCTCTTTCTGCATCTGTCGCAGCACATCTTCAAGATGGGCGGTGTCAACAACATAATTCGGCTTGTAAAGGACGGTCTCGATCTTGAAATCCTCAGGCCGGCCGGTGTACGCAACCAGATCTCTGCTGTGGATGTATCCGGCAATGTCATCGAGCGAGCTTCGAAATACCGGCAGCCGAGAAAACGCATGTTCGCGAAATGCGGCGGCGATCTCATCATACGTACTTGTCTCCGGTATCGCAGTGATCTCAGTGCGCGGCACCATCGCCTCCTTGACCGTTGTCTCAGAAAATTCAAAGACCTTATTAATGAGAGTCCGTTCTTCTTCGTTTATCTGGCCGCCTTCCTGCGAAAGTGCGATCAGCTGACGTATCTCTTCTTCGGTATAGACCGATGCGTGCTGAAGCGACGACCTAAGCCCCAATAACCGCCCGAACCAGCCGCCGGCAGCATTGAGAAGCCATATCACCGGCGCGAAAACATAAGCAAAAAGCTCCAACGGCCTTGCTGCGAACGCTGCAAATTTCTCGGCACGTTCAAGGGCGAACATTTTCGGCACGAGCTCGCCGAGCACCACATGCATGAACGTAATGATGCTGAAGGCGAGAAATATCGCAGCGCCGTGTGCAATGTAATTCGCGGCTCCTTCGCTTGCGATCCGTTCGGCGAGAGGTTCGAGCAGTGCGGCAAGTGTCGGCTCGCCTCGCCAACCCAACGCAAGCGATGCAAGCGTAACGCCAAGCTGCACCGCCGATATGAACCGCGAAGGGTCGTCGATCAAACGAAGTGCGGCGGCCGCCCCGCCGCTTCCGTCATCTGCCATCGACTGCAAGCGTGCCCGTCGCGACGAAACAAGAGCGAACTCTGACGCGACAAAGAAGGCATTCAGGCCGACGATCACAAATATCAGCAGAAAATTGAACAGGACCAATGAGAGCGTGATCGGCTCTGTGCTCTGAAACAAAATGAGAAAACTACTGGCGGGGTCGTCCATTAAATAGTCTTAATATTCGAACGGCAAGTATATCACAACTTAGCATATCTGACCGCATCAATAAGTTCTTGTATAAGCGGGCGGCACGAACCGCAGCCTTTGCCGGCATTCGAGACTGACATAAGTTCTTCGGCTGAATAAGGGTCATACTCTTCGATCATGGCCATGATCCGATCTTCGGAAATGCCAAAGCAAGTGCATACCAGCGGCGACTCGCCGTGAAACGTACTGCTCACACGTTTCCGATGCTCATCAAACGCCTTATGCAGAGCTTCGACACAGGCTGCAATACAATGCCGCCGATCCGATGTGGCGCCGATCTTGTGTGAGGCACCGGCCTCAAGTTCCTCACGCTCCAAGCCCGAAAGTTCGCCCAAGCGCTTGCCCTCGATCTGTGCGGTTATCACCTCTCCGCCGGCTGCCATGTATCCGCATCCGTTGGTGCGGAATGACGCGGATCCTATTCGATCATTCTCATCGAATGCTAATTCCCATTGAGCAGTGCATCCGCATTCGAGCGCCGCGTCACGTCCGGCGATGCCGTTGAGCGTTTCGGTGCTTCGCTGCATTGCCTTGCGGCATTCCTCCCTGATCTGCTTTGAATACGGCATTAGCAACTATTGACGTTATGAAGCTGCGACCGAAATGTAAAGCCGCGCTGAAAGATGCCATAGAACGCACGGTAGTGTAGAATTGCAGATATGAGAGCGCTCGTCCTGCTAGGTTTGATCTCAGTTGCGGCCATTGCATTGGCTTGTATGCCGGCGGCTTCGCCGGTGTCGATCTCGACCAAGCCGTCATCGATCAATAATATTCCGCAGACGAATGTGCCACTGCCGCCGTCAAAACCGCTGGCGGAAATGTCGTGGGCCCTGCTCGACGGAGGTGACGAAAATCTTGGGATGCATCGCGGCAAAGCCGTGATATTGGACTTTTGGGCAACATTCTGCGGCCCATGCCGCGAGGAGATCCCGCACCTTAACGCGCTCAAAGCAAAGTACGGCGATGACCTGATGATCTTCGGGCTGAACGTCGGCGGTGAGGATGACAAATCGGAGATACCGAAGTTCACGGCCCAGACGAAATTCGATTATCCTATCGCCTTTCCGGAACCTGAACTTATCAAGCTCGCCTTTGCTCAAGGCGATGAGATCCCTCGAACCATTGTCATCGGCCGTGACGGAAAGGTCGTTACTCAGATCGTCGGTTTTAGCGAGCGGATCAAGGCCGAACTGGATGCCGCTGTCGAAAAAGCGGTCAACTCTGCCGTTTAACCATCGCCTATGCGAGACCTTCCTGTCGGCAACGGCAGCCTTCTTATTAATTTCGACAAGGATTATCAGATCCGCGACATATACTTTCCGCATGTGGGGCAAGAGAACCACAGCGAAGGCTTTCCTTTTCGATTCGGTATTTGGGCAGACGGCGAATTCACATGGACCTATGACCACGGTTGGAAGATCGAGCTTAAGTATCGCGACGATTCGCTGATCACTGATGTAACGCTTACGAACTCATTGCTGCAGATCAGCCTGCTGTGCAGCGATGTTGTTGCCGATCACGACAATGTCTTTTTGCGCCGCATCACGGTGCGCGACCTTGCCGGAAAGCAGCGGCAGGTCCGCATTTTTCTTCATCACGATTTTCGCATATACGAGAATAAGGTCGGCGACACGGCTTTTTATGATCCGGCGACACTCTCGCTGATCCATTACAAGAAGCATCGCTATTTCCTCGTAAACACACTGCCGCATTTTGATGAATTCGCGACAGGCCGCAAGGCATTTCACGCACAAGAAGGCACTTGGCGCGACGCAGAGGACGGACAACTGGCGGGCGGTGTCATCACTGAAGGCTCGGTCGATTCAACGATCACCGTGCATACGCCGATGGAACCGAACGGCAGCTTCGAGTTCTATTACTGGATAGCGGCCGGAAGGTCGCACCTTCAGGTCGCGAATGTAAATCGCGGCGTGATCGAAACAGGCCCCGAAGGGCTTTTCGAAAAAAGCGGCTCGTATTGGTCAGATTGGCTTTCAAAGACGAAACCCGATGTCAGCGAGCTGTCGGGATCGATACGAAAGCTTTTTCGCCGAAGCTTACTGATCGCTCGAACGCAGATCGACAACGACGGCGCGATCGTCGCCGCGAACGATCACGATGTTACCGACCGAGCGACCGATCACTACAGCTATCTCTGGCCTCGCGACGGAGCCTTTGTGGCTAATGCCTTTGACGCCGCCGGGCATTACGACATCTCGCGGCGTTTTTTCAGTTTGTGTCATGAGATCGTGCACGAGCGCGGCTACTTTTTGCAGAAGTATAATCCGGACGGCACCGTCGGCTCAGGTTGGCATCCGTTCTGGGATATCCGCCGCAAATGCGAAATGCTGCCGATACAACAGGACGAAACCGCACTTGTACTGTGGGCACTGGCGGAACACTTCAAGCGCACTGATGACGTTGCACTTGTACGAAGGCTTTACCGGTTCCTGATCGTGCGATGCGCCGATCATCTGTTGAACTATCGCGATCTGAGAACGGGATTGCCGCAGCCGAGCTGGAATCTTTGGGAAGATCGTCGCGGCGTTCATACGTTCACTTGTTCAACAATAGTTGCGGGCCTGCGCTCTGCCGCTCTCTTCGCACAGCGGTTCGATGAACAGGAACGTGCCGAAAGGTACCGCAAAGCCGCGGATGAGATCGTTGAAGCAATGCGAACCCATCTTTACAGCAGCGATCACGGCCGCTTTCTGCGGGCATTGCACGCCGATTCTGATGACAGATTGTGGCCCGATGCAACGGTTGACGCGTCGCTGTTCGGCATCTTCTATTTCGGGTGTTTTGATGTCGATGACCCGCTCGTAACAAGTACGATGTCAGCCGTGGAGGAGAAGCTCGGCAATAACGGCATCGGCGGTATCGCACGCTTCGAAGATGACGGCTATATGCGAACCGCTCCCGATAAGCCGCCGAACCCTTGGTTCATCTGCACACTTTGGCTGTCGGAATATTACATTGCCCGGGCCAAACAGGTTGCGGATCTTCAACCTGCTCTCCGTTTGATCGAATGGGCGGCGGAACACGCGATGCCGTCCGGTGTGATGAGCGAGCAGCTCAGCCCGTCCGACGGCCGGCCGCTTTCGGTGTCGCCCTTAACGTGGTCGCATTCGACCTTTGTCAGAACCGTACTCAGCTACCTCGAACGCCTGCACAGGCTAATGTAAAATCGAATTCTAATGAGAAAAGCGAAGATACTCGCAACCCTTGGCCCTGCAACCGACAATGAGGCCGTCATCGCATCGATGCTCACGGCCGGCCTCAATGCCATCCGTATCAATATGTCGCACGGCGACCACGCCGATCACGAGCGGCGGATAGCGGCGGCACGAGCCGCTGCCGAGAAACTCGGCCTGCCGCTTGCAGTGCTTGCCGACCTTTCAGGCCCGAAGATCCGGACGCGAACGCTTGCAGGCGGTATGAGCGTCGAACTCTCCGAAGGCTCGCGATTCGTCCTTACAAATCGCGAGGTCGAGGGCAACTCGAACGAGGTTTCTACCAACTTCGACGCACTGCCGTCCGCCGTCTCCGCCGGTGCAAGGATACTTCTTGACGACGGCGCGATCGAACTGCGTGTCGAGTCCACGACCGAGACGGATGTCGTGTGCACGGTCGTCGTCGGCGGAACGCTCGCTGAACGAAAAGGCATAAATCTTCCGAATACAAAATTGCCGATCCCATCGATGACCCCTAAGGATCATATCGACCTTGAATGGGCGATGGCGCAGAATGTCGATTACATCGCGCTATCCTTTGTACGTTCGGCCGAAGATTGCAACGAAGCGAAGGCCAAGATCAAAGAATTGAATACGAGAAAGATCGGCCGGCCTCTGCTTATCGCAAAGATCGAGAAGGCCGAGGCCATCGACAATCTCGAAGATATCGTTCAGGCTGCTGACGGCCTCATGGTCGCACGCGGCGACCTCGGTGTCGAAACAAGCGTGGAACTCGTACCCGTTTACCAGAAACATATAATCGAGCTTTCGGTTGCCCGCGATAAACCGGTGATAACCGCCACGCAGATGCTTCAGTCAATGATCGAAAATCCGTTCCCGACGCGGGCAGAGGCTTCTGACGTTGCTAATGCCGTTTGGGACGGTACAGATGCCGTAATGCTGTCCGCTGAGACCGCGGCCGGCAAGCATCCCATTGAGGCGGTGCGGACAATGGCCCGCATCATCGACTCAGCCGAGACCATCAGAGCTCCTCACTTAAAGAAGCCTGTAAAGTTCAGCCTGCCGCCGTCAGGCCGAACAAGCCAGGCACTTTGCAAGGCTGCCGCCTATGCCGCACGCGAGATGCACACCGAGAAGATCGCTGTCTTTACCGAATCCGGCCTTATGGCACGGCGTCTTTCCACTATCCGCTCGGGCCTGCAAACCTTTGCATTGACCACATCGCTTGATGTGCGCAATCAGCTATCGCTGATCTGGGGTGTGCTTCCGTTCTACGACAAGGATCTCGATCCCTCAGGCAATGAAATTCCGCAGGACGGACGCTCCGTGACTGACCTGCTCGGACATCTTGACGCAGACAAGACAGCCGACCTGCTTCGCAACGGTGAAAGGATCTTGCTCCGTGCGGGCGTTGTCAGCTCGGGTGAGACGATCATCATCATGGCCGGACGGCTTTCCGGCTGCGGGCTTTCAAGCTCGGTGATCGTGTGGACGATCGGCGAAAAAGTGGCCCGGCGCTAAACCACTGCCCCGAAGATGCGGCCGACAGCGGCCGTGGCCGCCATTGCGGCCGCGCCCCAGATCAGGACGCGCACGGCTCCTTTGAGAATACTTGCGCCGCCGGCACGTGCGGCGACCGCTCCAAGTGCCGCTAAAAAGACCAAGGAGCTTACCGCAACAACGAGTATCTGCGGCGTGTCCGTCGAAAGCCACACGGTTGCAAGCGGCAGAATAGCTCCGATCGAAAAACTTGCGGCGGAAAAAGCCGCGGCCTGAAGCGGATTTGCCGACGTGCTCTCTGAGATGCCGAGTTCATCACGAGCGTGGGCGCCGAGGGCATCGTGCTCGGTC from Chloracidobacterium sp. includes these protein-coding regions:
- a CDS encoding glycoside hydrolase family 15 protein gives rise to the protein MRDLPVGNGSLLINFDKDYQIRDIYFPHVGQENHSEGFPFRFGIWADGEFTWTYDHGWKIELKYRDDSLITDVTLTNSLLQISLLCSDVVADHDNVFLRRITVRDLAGKQRQVRIFLHHDFRIYENKVGDTAFYDPATLSLIHYKKHRYFLVNTLPHFDEFATGRKAFHAQEGTWRDAEDGQLAGGVITEGSVDSTITVHTPMEPNGSFEFYYWIAAGRSHLQVANVNRGVIETGPEGLFEKSGSYWSDWLSKTKPDVSELSGSIRKLFRRSLLIARTQIDNDGAIVAANDHDVTDRATDHYSYLWPRDGAFVANAFDAAGHYDISRRFFSLCHEIVHERGYFLQKYNPDGTVGSGWHPFWDIRRKCEMLPIQQDETALVLWALAEHFKRTDDVALVRRLYRFLIVRCADHLLNYRDLRTGLPQPSWNLWEDRRGVHTFTCSTIVAGLRSAALFAQRFDEQERAERYRKAADEIVEAMRTHLYSSDHGRFLRALHADSDDRLWPDATVDASLFGIFYFGCFDVDDPLVTSTMSAVEEKLGNNGIGGIARFEDDGYMRTAPDKPPNPWFICTLWLSEYYIARAKQVADLQPALRLIEWAAEHAMPSGVMSEQLSPSDGRPLSVSPLTWSHSTFVRTVLSYLERLHRLM
- the eno gene encoding phosphopyruvate hydratase, with the protein product MSYIEQVWAREILDSRGNPTIEAEVMLIDGSMGRAAVPSGASTGENEAVELRDGDDYRYLGKGVTKAVENVNEIISPELEGLDALDQTLIDETMLGLDGTHNKSRLGANAILAVSLANARAAATSLEVPLYRYVGGANAKTLPVPMMNILNGGAHADNNVDFQEFMVMPVGADSFTEALRMGAEIFHNLKGVLKSRGLSTGVGDEGGFAPNLSSNDEAVETILEAIENAGYKAGENVMLALDPASSEFFRDGKYIFKKSDKRELSSDEMAAYWADWCAKYPIISIEDGMAENDWEGWKSLTGMVGDKVQLVGDDLFVTNVQFLQKGIDEHAANSILIKVNQIGTLTETLDAIELARTHNMTCVISHRSGETEDNFIADLAVATNAGQIKTGSLCRSDRIAKYNQLLRIEEDLGDSARYPGRKAFYQIG
- a CDS encoding (2Fe-2S)-binding protein, whose amino-acid sequence is MQRSTETLNGIAGRDAALECGCTAQWELAFDENDRIGSASFRTNGCGYMAAGGEVITAQIEGKRLGELSGLEREELEAGASHKIGATSDRRHCIAACVEALHKAFDEHRKRVSSTFHGESPLVCTCFGISEDRIMAMIEEYDPYSAEELMSVSNAGKGCGSCRPLIQELIDAVRYAKL
- a CDS encoding TlpA family protein disulfide reductase, with the protein product MRALVLLGLISVAAIALACMPAASPVSISTKPSSINNIPQTNVPLPPSKPLAEMSWALLDGGDENLGMHRGKAVILDFWATFCGPCREEIPHLNALKAKYGDDLMIFGLNVGGEDDKSEIPKFTAQTKFDYPIAFPEPELIKLAFAQGDEIPRTIVIGRDGKVVTQIVGFSERIKAELDAAVEKAVNSAV
- a CDS encoding 2,3-bisphosphoglycerate-independent phosphoglycerate mutase, whose amino-acid sequence is MIDPQQRQLAAPVALFILDGWGFSPSVDGNAVFHANTPNYDRLCGAFPMTSIAAPGDAEEGHLDLGCGRSANSDDHRVRDALRNGEFETNQELASAIIAAKESGRRLHLIGLLSDGGVHSSIESLFAILRMARVRGLTDVFVHIILDGVDVAPRTADVYAEALAVKLADIGVGRIATICGRYFAMDSSGSWERTARAYTMLVHAEGERSPDAMAAIRGSFLRGIADEFIAPIVIEDQPGVPVATIEDGDSVIFYNHRPEGIRQLVRSLAVPDGGGLRKPSIRAVCLTQYDRAFELPVAFRSSSNNNVLTEVLANAGIASCKITQTERFPHLTYFFDGGGEIEVESDTQVLIPTVVGPSSDLRPESMSFKIADRFVREMEAAPRGIFAVNLPAAAIAARSGSMDRTVESIQFVDVCLGGMLDKIREAGGTAIVTASHGACEAMSNTDDASISPVNGRVPFHLVADSLQGTQLRRDGSLADVAPTLLRLLGLEVPNEMTGSDLRI
- the pyk gene encoding pyruvate kinase — its product is MRKAKILATLGPATDNEAVIASMLTAGLNAIRINMSHGDHADHERRIAAARAAAEKLGLPLAVLADLSGPKIRTRTLAGGMSVELSEGSRFVLTNREVEGNSNEVSTNFDALPSAVSAGARILLDDGAIELRVESTTETDVVCTVVVGGTLAERKGINLPNTKLPIPSMTPKDHIDLEWAMAQNVDYIALSFVRSAEDCNEAKAKIKELNTRKIGRPLLIAKIEKAEAIDNLEDIVQAADGLMVARGDLGVETSVELVPVYQKHIIELSVARDKPVITATQMLQSMIENPFPTRAEASDVANAVWDGTDAVMLSAETAAGKHPIEAVRTMARIIDSAETIRAPHLKKPVKFSLPPSGRTSQALCKAAAYAAREMHTEKIAVFTESGLMARRLSTIRSGLQTFALTTSLDVRNQLSLIWGVLPFYDKDLDPSGNEIPQDGRSVTDLLGHLDADKTADLLRNGERILLRAGVVSSGETIIIMAGRLSGCGLSSSVIVWTIGEKVARR
- a CDS encoding HlyC/CorC family transporter, whose protein sequence is MFQSTEPITLSLVLFNFLLIFVIVGLNAFFVASEFALVSSRRARLQSMADDGSGGAAAALRLIDDPSRFISAVQLGVTLASLALGWRGEPTLAALLEPLAERIASEGAANYIAHGAAIFLAFSIITFMHVVLGELVPKMFALERAEKFAAFAARPLELFAYVFAPVIWLLNAAGGWFGRLLGLRSSLQHASVYTEEEIRQLIALSQEGGQINEEERTLINKVFEFSETTVKEAMVPRTEITAIPETSTYDEIAAAFREHAFSRLPVFRSSLDDIAGYIHSRDLVAYTGRPEDFKIETVLYKPNYVVDTAHLEDVLRQMQKEKFHFGFVVDEHGGVEGIITIEDLLEEIVGEISDEHDEEVNEQITEQADGSYLLDGGLAVRDLNRRLGVNVPLSEAYTTIAGFLMAEAGQILDEGDVLPFNGYNFKIESVDKRRILKVRMEGT